A part of Augochlora pura isolate Apur16 chromosome 1, APUR_v2.2.1, whole genome shotgun sequence genomic DNA contains:
- the U2af50 gene encoding U2 small nuclear riboprotein auxiliary factor 50 isoform X2, with product MGEDYNGDRDRQDRDKDRDRDRDRDRRHRSRSRDRRKRSRSRSKDRRDRKRSSSPKKSRSSRRRKPSLYWDVPPPGFEHITPLQYKAMQAAGQIPANIVADTPQAAVPVVGSTITRQARRLYVGNIPFGVTEEEMMEFFNQQMHLSGLAQAAGNPVLACQINLDKNFAFLEFRSIDETTQAMAFDGINFKGQSLKIRRPHDYQPMPGMTDNPSMNVPDSPHKIFIGGLPNYLNEEQVKELLMSFGQLRAFNLVKDSATGLSKGYAFCEYVDVSMTDQAIAGLNGMQLGDKKLIVQRASVGAKNPMIGAQAPVQIQVPGLSMVGTSGPATEVLCLLNMVTPEELMEEEEYEDILEDIKEECNKYGVVRSVEIPRPIEGVDVPGCGKVFVEFNSVIDCQKAQQTLTGRKFNNRVVVTSYFDSDKYHRREF from the exons ATGGGCGAAGATTACAATGGAG atcGAGATCGCCAAGACCGAGACAAGGATAGGGACAGGGACAGGGATCGTGATAGGAGACACAGATCTCGTAGTAGAGATCGCAGGAAACGTTCGCGTTCACGGTCAAAAGATCGAAGAGATAGGAAAAGAAGTAGCTCACCTAAAAAAAGTCGTAGTTCTAGAAGAAGAAAGCCATCGCTTTATTGGGATGTACCACCACCTGGATTTGAACACATCACTCCTTTGCAG tATAAAGCAATGCAAGCTGCAGGACAAATACCAGCAAATATAGTGGCTGATACACCACAAGCAGCTGTACCAGTAGTTGGTAGCACAATTACTCGACAAGCAAGAAGGCTTTATGTAGGAAACATTCCATTTGGTGTGACTGAAGAAGAAATGATGGAGTTTTTCAATCAACAAATGCATCTTTCTGGACTAGCACAGGCTGCTGGAAATCCAGTATTAGCCTGTCAAATCAATTTAGACAAAAACTTTGCTTTCTTAgag ttccGTTCGATAGACGAAACGACGCAAGCCATGGCGTTTGATGGTATCAATTTTAAGGGGCAAAGTTTGAAAATAAGAAGACCACACGACTATCAACCAATGCCAGGAATGACAGATAATCCAAGCATGAACGTGCCAG ATTCTCCACACAAGATCTTCATTGGTGGTTTACCCAATTATTTGAACGAAGAACAG GTGAAGGAGTTATTGATGAGCTTTGGACAACTAAGAGCATTCAATCTAGTAAAGGATTCAGCTACAGGTCTATCCAAGGGTTATGCATTCTGCGAGTATGTTGATGTGTCAATGACCGATCAAGCAATTGCTGGATTAAATGGGATGCAGCTGGGAGATAAGAAACTGATAGTTCAACGGGCTAGCGTAGGTGCTAAAAATCCTATGATTGGTGCACAAGCTCCAGTACAAATTCAGGTGCCTGGTCTATCTATGGTTGGCACAAGTGGTCCAGCAACTGAg GTGCTTTGTTTACTAAACATGGTGACACCCGAGGAGCtaatggaagaagaagaatatgAAGATATTTTAGAAGACATTAAAGAAGAGTGTAACAAATACGGCGTGGTTCGATCAGTGGAAATACCAAGGCCTATAGAAGGTGTTGATGTACCTGGATGTGGAAAA GTATTTGTTGAATTTAATAGCGTGATTGATTGCCAGAAAGCGCAGCAAACACTCACAGGACGAAAATTCAATAATCGTGTTGTTGTGACATCTTATTTTGATTCTGACAAGTATCACCGcagagaattttaa
- the U2af50 gene encoding U2 small nuclear riboprotein auxiliary factor 50 isoform X1, whose product MGEDYNGDRDRQDRDKDRDRDRDRDRRHRSRSRDRRKRSRSRSKDRRDRKRSSSPKKSRSSRRRKPSLYWDVPPPGFEHITPLQYKAMQAAGQIPANIVADTPQAAVPVVGSTITRQARRLYVGNIPFGVTEEEMMEFFNQQMHLSGLAQAAGNPVLACQINLDKNFAFLEFRSIDETTQAMAFDGINFKGQSLKIRRPHDYQPMPGMTDNPSMNVPGTVPDSPHKIFIGGLPNYLNEEQVKELLMSFGQLRAFNLVKDSATGLSKGYAFCEYVDVSMTDQAIAGLNGMQLGDKKLIVQRASVGAKNPMIGAQAPVQIQVPGLSMVGTSGPATEVLCLLNMVTPEELMEEEEYEDILEDIKEECNKYGVVRSVEIPRPIEGVDVPGCGKVFVEFNSVIDCQKAQQTLTGRKFNNRVVVTSYFDSDKYHRREF is encoded by the exons ATGGGCGAAGATTACAATGGAG atcGAGATCGCCAAGACCGAGACAAGGATAGGGACAGGGACAGGGATCGTGATAGGAGACACAGATCTCGTAGTAGAGATCGCAGGAAACGTTCGCGTTCACGGTCAAAAGATCGAAGAGATAGGAAAAGAAGTAGCTCACCTAAAAAAAGTCGTAGTTCTAGAAGAAGAAAGCCATCGCTTTATTGGGATGTACCACCACCTGGATTTGAACACATCACTCCTTTGCAG tATAAAGCAATGCAAGCTGCAGGACAAATACCAGCAAATATAGTGGCTGATACACCACAAGCAGCTGTACCAGTAGTTGGTAGCACAATTACTCGACAAGCAAGAAGGCTTTATGTAGGAAACATTCCATTTGGTGTGACTGAAGAAGAAATGATGGAGTTTTTCAATCAACAAATGCATCTTTCTGGACTAGCACAGGCTGCTGGAAATCCAGTATTAGCCTGTCAAATCAATTTAGACAAAAACTTTGCTTTCTTAgag ttccGTTCGATAGACGAAACGACGCAAGCCATGGCGTTTGATGGTATCAATTTTAAGGGGCAAAGTTTGAAAATAAGAAGACCACACGACTATCAACCAATGCCAGGAATGACAGATAATCCAAGCATGAACGTGCCAGGTACGGTTCCTG ATTCTCCACACAAGATCTTCATTGGTGGTTTACCCAATTATTTGAACGAAGAACAG GTGAAGGAGTTATTGATGAGCTTTGGACAACTAAGAGCATTCAATCTAGTAAAGGATTCAGCTACAGGTCTATCCAAGGGTTATGCATTCTGCGAGTATGTTGATGTGTCAATGACCGATCAAGCAATTGCTGGATTAAATGGGATGCAGCTGGGAGATAAGAAACTGATAGTTCAACGGGCTAGCGTAGGTGCTAAAAATCCTATGATTGGTGCACAAGCTCCAGTACAAATTCAGGTGCCTGGTCTATCTATGGTTGGCACAAGTGGTCCAGCAACTGAg GTGCTTTGTTTACTAAACATGGTGACACCCGAGGAGCtaatggaagaagaagaatatgAAGATATTTTAGAAGACATTAAAGAAGAGTGTAACAAATACGGCGTGGTTCGATCAGTGGAAATACCAAGGCCTATAGAAGGTGTTGATGTACCTGGATGTGGAAAA GTATTTGTTGAATTTAATAGCGTGATTGATTGCCAGAAAGCGCAGCAAACACTCACAGGACGAAAATTCAATAATCGTGTTGTTGTGACATCTTATTTTGATTCTGACAAGTATCACCGcagagaattttaa
- the U2af50 gene encoding U2 small nuclear riboprotein auxiliary factor 50 isoform X3, whose protein sequence is MDRDRQDRDKDRDRDRDRDRRHRSRSRDRRKRSRSRSKDRRDRKRSSSPKKSRSSRRRKPSLYWDVPPPGFEHITPLQYKAMQAAGQIPANIVADTPQAAVPVVGSTITRQARRLYVGNIPFGVTEEEMMEFFNQQMHLSGLAQAAGNPVLACQINLDKNFAFLEFRSIDETTQAMAFDGINFKGQSLKIRRPHDYQPMPGMTDNPSMNVPGTVPDSPHKIFIGGLPNYLNEEQVKELLMSFGQLRAFNLVKDSATGLSKGYAFCEYVDVSMTDQAIAGLNGMQLGDKKLIVQRASVGAKNPMIGAQAPVQIQVPGLSMVGTSGPATEVLCLLNMVTPEELMEEEEYEDILEDIKEECNKYGVVRSVEIPRPIEGVDVPGCGKVFVEFNSVIDCQKAQQTLTGRKFNNRVVVTSYFDSDKYHRREF, encoded by the exons ATGG atcGAGATCGCCAAGACCGAGACAAGGATAGGGACAGGGACAGGGATCGTGATAGGAGACACAGATCTCGTAGTAGAGATCGCAGGAAACGTTCGCGTTCACGGTCAAAAGATCGAAGAGATAGGAAAAGAAGTAGCTCACCTAAAAAAAGTCGTAGTTCTAGAAGAAGAAAGCCATCGCTTTATTGGGATGTACCACCACCTGGATTTGAACACATCACTCCTTTGCAG tATAAAGCAATGCAAGCTGCAGGACAAATACCAGCAAATATAGTGGCTGATACACCACAAGCAGCTGTACCAGTAGTTGGTAGCACAATTACTCGACAAGCAAGAAGGCTTTATGTAGGAAACATTCCATTTGGTGTGACTGAAGAAGAAATGATGGAGTTTTTCAATCAACAAATGCATCTTTCTGGACTAGCACAGGCTGCTGGAAATCCAGTATTAGCCTGTCAAATCAATTTAGACAAAAACTTTGCTTTCTTAgag ttccGTTCGATAGACGAAACGACGCAAGCCATGGCGTTTGATGGTATCAATTTTAAGGGGCAAAGTTTGAAAATAAGAAGACCACACGACTATCAACCAATGCCAGGAATGACAGATAATCCAAGCATGAACGTGCCAGGTACGGTTCCTG ATTCTCCACACAAGATCTTCATTGGTGGTTTACCCAATTATTTGAACGAAGAACAG GTGAAGGAGTTATTGATGAGCTTTGGACAACTAAGAGCATTCAATCTAGTAAAGGATTCAGCTACAGGTCTATCCAAGGGTTATGCATTCTGCGAGTATGTTGATGTGTCAATGACCGATCAAGCAATTGCTGGATTAAATGGGATGCAGCTGGGAGATAAGAAACTGATAGTTCAACGGGCTAGCGTAGGTGCTAAAAATCCTATGATTGGTGCACAAGCTCCAGTACAAATTCAGGTGCCTGGTCTATCTATGGTTGGCACAAGTGGTCCAGCAACTGAg GTGCTTTGTTTACTAAACATGGTGACACCCGAGGAGCtaatggaagaagaagaatatgAAGATATTTTAGAAGACATTAAAGAAGAGTGTAACAAATACGGCGTGGTTCGATCAGTGGAAATACCAAGGCCTATAGAAGGTGTTGATGTACCTGGATGTGGAAAA GTATTTGTTGAATTTAATAGCGTGATTGATTGCCAGAAAGCGCAGCAAACACTCACAGGACGAAAATTCAATAATCGTGTTGTTGTGACATCTTATTTTGATTCTGACAAGTATCACCGcagagaattttaa